The nucleotide window GCGATCTCCCTCGCACCAAAGTGATGGTGCCTCTACTTTCTGACGCCTCCCAGAAATAAGTCTCATGGATGCTGAACAAGACAGAGGCTAGTACTCTCCTGCTATTATAGGGTTGGTAAGGATGATggatgttttaaaaataaaaataaaaaacgttaTTATGTATACTAAGGGGTGAGGGAGCGGACTAAGTCTAACGAAGGGCTAGCAATGATATAGTTCGACAAATTCGACTTTGGCGAGagtcgaacctaagacctctcacttacaagtgaagagaaatattattagaccgtagtactaagggACAAGAATGATGGATGTTGAACATGTATATATGCATAAGGTTGTTTCTAAAGCAACCCTCACTCACCTCTCTCTCCTACATCCGGCCATAAGGCCTTTCAATCCCTTAATTGGGCTCCATCTAACTTTAAGTCACTTAAATGCTTTAATCCTTGATAAACATTGAATCTTCCACAAAGCAGAAATTAAACTTAATGTCTGTTGCATTATGCAAAGAAACCAAGTTCCTAAACCGTGTTATGACAACAAAGAGCTGAGATTGCTGTAAGTGGCCATCAGGTTTGCAAATACTGCAAGAAGGATCATGGAGACTGACACAATCTTGTCCCTTGTAGTTGCTATACAATGAGGATCCCTGAAACACACCAAAATcatcaaagaaaataatattgaaaATATCAGCGTCTTACAATGTTTGTATCATATACACAAAAGAAATTGGTTACAAACTTTTAATTGAAAATAGAACTGGAGAGACACTAAGTTAATAATAAAGGAGCGCTAAACTGCGGTTTATCTATGAAGGAAATGAATTCTACACTCCCATTTCACCTTTTTCAGTCATTGGatgcataaattaaaattttaaggaACATAACTGGCGGGAGAAATGCATAAGGTGAAACATGAGTGCAGAATTCACCTTCCTATCTACGGCTTATGGTGGGTTTAGTGTTTCCTCTGGTTCTGTTTTCAATTAAAAGTTTGTAACGCGTTCTAACTAAAGTGAGTTAACTCTAgttcaagaaagaaaaagactCACTTGAGAGTGATGGAAGCAGGGAAAACAAATGCAAGTAATCCTCCCATGGTTGCACCAGTGAACTCAAAAGCTATCCAAATATTTGGTACGAATATTGCACCCACAAGGGCAACGAAGACAAGCCCTAAACTTTCCAACACAAATCTCTTCTTGTCTAATGCCAGAGGCCTTGCCGAGGGGAAAAGGAGGCCGTCCAAGTTGAGCCGGAGCGGTAAGAAAATGGTTGGGAATACTAGTATGACGTGCCCTGCGTAGCTGATTCGAATAATGTCGTTGAACAGCCAACTGTAGGGGATGCCAATGTCGGTGTCAAAGTTGGAAAGCAGGTCAGAATATGTTGATTCGCCAAAGAGAAGGAACCCAAAAATGCCTGTCATTACATAGACAACTGCACATAGGGCAAGTGAACCTCGAACAACTGCTTGCATTAGGGAAGGATCTTCAAGCTCGTTCTGAATTGTGTGTACTGCAAGTAATCAAATTTCGTATTTTCAGAAAGGCAAACCATTTCGCCACGCAGAGATTCTCTTTGTGTTTTGAGAAAATCTCATCAGTTAACAATTTTACCCAACTACAATGGATGCAAAGGACCTAAACCTTCACTTCTTTTTCCCTCGAAAGGGCGCAATTGCACACGAAAACAAGTTGTTGAATGTAAAGAAGCAGGGAATGCAATTGAATATAAAGAGATGATCATCTTGAATACCATTGTAGTGACAGATGTATGCGAAAACAACGACAGGGACTGCTGTGAAGAGGTTAAAGAATGATGCAGAATCAGTCACATTTGGAAACCATTTTGGAGTCTCGATGCTTCCATCCATTAGTTTGTAAGCTGTGACTCCAATGACAACAAGAAGAAACACAAGCGCCAATCCAACTGATATGATAGAGATATATCTTGCTGAATCTGCAGCCATAAGCACAAAGACATATCCCTAGCCAACTAAGTCTAAGCTGAAATTTCACAGGAAAACAGGAAATGTAATGTAGAAACAAATAGGACCTATTACCAACCAATACGCTCGAAGAACATCAATGGTAAAAATATGACAACAGTTACTGTGACAAGAACAAAGGTGCGGCTAGTCCACCAGTGAGCTCCAAACCACCCTTCCAAAATGCCGGTGTGGTGAGCCTCTTTTGAGTTTGATCCGGAAAGCACATCCTCTAGTTTTTAAAAGGAAACAAACACTATCAGAGCCGTCAAAGAAGAGAAGAGTTATTAGCGCTCCAAAATAGTCAGCGTGCACAGCTCgctttttaattttatagaaGCACAGGATAATACTCATACCAATTATGATCATGTACACAATAAGAGAGCCAGTGTTGTAGATAACAATGCAGATCTGAAGCACAACCTTCCCTATTCTTCCAAAGGCATCGCCCATGACATTTCCATAGGAACATGCAGACCCTGCCTTGCTGAATCTCAACAGCATCTCGATCGACGCCTGGATAACAAACGCAACTGTAACGATCAACACAATCCCGGGAACGAGCCCCAAGAGTTTCAGGGTTGCGGGCAGGCTCATGATGCCCGAGCCGACGATTGTGCATGACAGGTTGAACACCGAGCCATGAAAGGATGCTCCAGAAACCTTCTCGTGATCTTGTGTGCTTGATAACAAAGGAACTCGCTCATCGGCGCTTTCGATGTTGTGTTTTGACATGTTTTCTTGATCTCCATCAGTCATTTTCTAACGCTTCTGAGGCTAAAGAGCTTCAGGAAATATTTTTGTTACAATAAATACATTTAACTGAAATTATATGATATAACACATCACACTAACCAATCTCCGCTATTTCagttaaatgtatttatatcatataatttttcttcttctttgttacAATCTGAAGACTCGGCCTTCGACATATTATAATCCTAACGCATTACGCCGCCCCTCCCTCGCCACTTGAACTAACCCTAACGGCTTGACGATAAAAACTCATACGTGAATGTCAGAAACAAAGACGTAATCTTAGTTAGATTTGCATCTATTGatcctttatttatttgtttgttttaacagCTCAGTAAAAAATTATAAGCGTTCAAAATTCATAAGAAgggtaaaaagtaaaaactatCATCGAAGTTGTTTACTGTGTTTACATTCATTTATATAAGTAATTACCACCTAATTACCCAACAAGCTACAGAAAATGCTCTGGTCAATAGTGGTAACTTCCATCAACCTCTGGAAATCTCAATGATTTTGAGGATATATCTACTTCAGTAGAGCAAAAACTCGTCCCTTTTGAAGAGTACGACGATTAACGCTACCGGAGATTTTACAACTCAACAGCGGATATCAGCAAGTATCTTGCTATGTCTGGATAGCCGAAGGGCAGTCAGCATATAACTTCGGTTCAGAATATAAGCCTTCTtttccccttttctttcttctgcagCAACATCAAAATGGGCAGTCTTGTTGGAGAAAAAAATAAGCTCCGGCCGAAACCAGTAGAATGAACGTTGCTACGAATAAATGCTTAAAGCTTAGAACTCCGGCATCAATTCTCCTCAAGGTCTCGAACTCTGCTGTGGAAACAGTATGTTCCACTTCAGTCTCACAACTCCCACCAAGAGATGAATTATTCCGGGTCCTATCCAGCTGAAAAGTACAAATACGAAACCCATTTTACAAATGTAAATCTCAGTAGAAGACGCTACATGCAGAAGATGCGAAGAGAAGTAGTCGATAAAAAATGTGAACACTGAATATGAATTCAATTGCTTATCGAAAAATAAAAGCATTCATGTAGCATGAGAAATATAACATTGGAAAGAAATTAAGATTAATAACAAAAACGCTGATTTATTAACAAAGCAAGGTAAACATAAGTCAACCAGGGTTCATCATAGTACCGACCTTAGAATTGCTAGCAGACAACTCATCTTCTTTAGTTTCTCTCGTAACTGTAGCCATTTCATGCTTCGAGTCTTCACGATTTTCTCTATCATCATTTCCCACAACCACAGAACGAGAATTGTTTGTTTGCAACTtcagttttaaagttttattctcCGTAGTTAATGAAGAAATCTGCACATTCAATCACCAGCAGCTAAGGAGAACATCTAGGGTTGGAAAAACACATTGTTCACATTTTCAACTAAATACTAAATGTTAAATAatcaaaagtaaaaagaaatcaGGTGCCATGTCATTTGAAAGATACAAGAAAAAAGAGACATTTCCACTTCACAGTCAAAAACCAACCttgaacttgaaaaataaatcaaatataggTGAATACCTGCTTATGAAGGCGCTCTCTCTCAAAAGCAAGTTGCATCAATAAGTTTGTAAGAACTTTGGACTGAATACCAATATCAGTCGCAGTAGCTATTTTTACTTCCTCGGCTTGATGTAAAGATGCCTCCAAGAATTCCAATCGACCCCTCAGAAAGCTTATTTCCTCATTTAAATCTGCATTGGATTCTGATAAAATTATACACTTGTCCTCCGTACTGTCGGCCCGATTTTCAGCTTTTAAAACCTTCTGCTTTAGATTTTCAATCACATTTTCCATGTCAGTGACTGTAGAATTCAACATGTTCTGTTTCTCCTGGCTAGCTTCAGCAGATGCCACTGCATGCTGTAACCGGATATCTGCTTCCCTTAACTTTCTCTCAAGTGAATCCACCGTCTCCAAGGCACTGCCAGCGCTTTTAAGAAGTCCGATCTCTTCATTAAGTTCCGTATTAGTCTCTGTTAACAATTTACTTTTGGCTTCTGCATTCTCGGCTCTGGCTTCAGCTTTATATATGTTCTCTTTAAGATCAGCAATAACATTTTCCAATTCACTGATTTCAACACTATGCTGCTCTTCAAGTGCGCCCACCTTTTCCCTCAAGGTAAAGGCCTCGGAATCAGCGATAATTAACTTATCTTCAGCTTCCTTCAAGCTGTCTTTTAAGCCGGCTGTCTGTTCTAGAAGGAAGCTATTTAGTTTTGCGTTGCTGCTTTCAAGCTTCCGCAAAGTATTTTCTTTGACTTCAGCCTGACAATCGAGTTTCGATCTTAGCTCAGCTTCTCGCTGAGCTGaaccatttaaattaaactgGAGAACCTGGAGTCTACCCAATAGCTCTTTTGAAATACCCCTCAGAACCTCAGATGCATTATCTGCCTGTAACCACCTATCCAAAGCATCTGCCGCTTCCTCTTCCATGCAATATGCTTCTTGCTCCGAAGCATGCACCCTCAATTTCAGATCTTCttcaatctgttttgattcggTCAATTTCTTTTCAAGATCCATCTCTCTTGCCAAAGACTTCTCTAGCATCCTCAGTATATGTCTTTGCTGTTCTACGGATTGCATTTTTATCTTTACATTTGTGCTAGAAACTTTGCCATCCCTTAAATCAACCACTCCTTCGTTATTGTTCCCTGTCAATACGCAAAGCAAAGGAATGCAAACGAAAATAAACAGTTATACTCTAGAATATTTCACAACTTAAAGGACTTGTGCACTTACAAAAGTGGTTACAGACCTGCCTGGTGTATGCAATAAATTTCGGGCAACTCCATCACTCATAAACAAAGTAAGAATGAGAAAAACGTGTCCTGACAAGAAAATCAAGAACAGAATTAAGACATGTAGCTTACAGTTTTGTTCTCCGTCAGAACATGGAAATGCCCTCTGGAGATGCAAGGATTCCATCCTAATTTCATACACCTGATCTTGCAACTGCTTCAATGATTGTTCAGAGTCGTGCAGCTTTTCTTCTATTACCACGACAGTTTCTCCCAAGTATGTGTATGAAGATAGTATCCCTTGGGCACTGGTGATCTCTGTTTGAAGTATAGCCATGAGTTTATCCAATTCACTCAACTCTGAGTCTAAAATCCCAGATAAGAGAGTGAGTTCCAGAGCCTTCTCAAGATAATAAGCTGATGTCTGCTCTTTTGCGGAAGCAAAGGCTTCAAATTCGCTCTCCTTGGTTGCCACGTGCATCATAAGAACATTTAGATTAACTAACTTCTCAGATGCACATGCTAGATCTAGTTCCACTCGGGTCAAAACCTCACCAAGATGTCTTAATTCTCCAATAACCACACCATCAGATGAGACACTTCCGAGATTGCTAACTTTATTTGACTCCACTTCCAGGTCATCAATATTAACATCATTGACAGATACGCTTGCTTCATGACCAGCACCATAATCCATTTTAAGACCGCACTTGTTAAAGTGGTTCTGAAACCTGGAtatcaaacaaagaaagaaaaagacagCTTCGGACGTAAATATGTAGAATTATCACCCAGAGGGAAGTTCAAATAAAAGATTCTTAACTTGCAAATAAATCAATAATGGCGAACATAAATTCACTCCTagaatataattaaattaaactactgTTATCTAGGAGCCACTTTTCTCCAGTAACAAGACAACCAACACAATGGAACGTAGAGTATCCAGTCCACGAACATGATCCTCTCAGTAGCAAAAATAGTTAATAACATATGAACCTACAAGGAAAGAAAGTCTTGcgatgaaaaaaatattttgaggaGCTGCGGTTTAAAAAGTCTGAGACTTCAATTAACTTTACATGGTGGATTGAAAAAGGTAAACCTCCATACTTGGCATTGTTACTACCACATTATATAAGGAAGCTGTATCTTTATAGCGTCCATATTCAACTCCGATGTTTGATATTGATTCTCATTTCCATAAATATGTGCCCACCAACATGGAAGTTTGAATTTCAACTACAAAAGCATATAGTGTACAACATAGGGTCGGCCTTCATAAATTAAACTCTTTTCACCTTTTCATTTATTCATTCACTTCATTTGATTAGTTGAGCATATTTAGCCCATCATACGACAGAGTAGACAAAAGATCATGCATTTATTCTCACTGAATTTTTTTACCAATAAATAAACACGTAAAAGTGAACAACGGATCCGAAATCTACCCCCGATCAGAAAAGGAACTGTTCTTGAGCTATAATGGAATCTTCAAAATCCCAAATCAAGAATTTAAATACCCATTTGGAAACAATCATCAACAATGCTACACAGGCAAAGTTCAGTGATCATATTCAATCCTAACCAcacatcaaatttcaatcaCTGTAttagtaggaaaaaaaaaaattaaaaactcatAAACTTCTTTGATTTATaatctattaaaaaaaagaaaaaactcttGACAATTGCAGCTCTTGAGTTCTTGAAGGCAAACATCAAAACATACAAATACATGAGCAAACAGATCCTCTAGTTTCCAAACACACATTCAGAATCACATATTCTAAAAACCCATCTCATATATTCCAAAATATATACCAAATCTAGGCAATGGCAGGAAAAAGAAAAGCGCTTTATTGTCGAACCAGTTCCTCAGCAAAGCTATAAAAATAACCTTAAAACCCACAATAAGAACAATAGAAAAGCAGAAAACAGCTGcagcagaagaagaaggtgaCAATTTTTGGTATAGGATCAAAAGCAAGTTCGTACCTTTGGAAAAACTGTTCTGAGATTCTGTCGGACGGAGCTCGCGGAGGCACAACACAAACAGAAAACaatgaaagaaagagagagagagaaaaaaaaaaaaactgtttctttgGGAAAACAGGTGGTGTGATGATGGACCTGGGATCTGCCGTCCATGTCTCCCACGTGGCCATTAGCTtaacaccaaaaccaaatacaGTGATAAAGCAGATTACGAGAtttctttaaaattaaaaacgaGAGGTTTGGGGTTCGAAACTCGCTACTAGTGTGGAAGCCAAATTTGTGACCAATGGGAGGCTGAAATGCTTTGTGAGTTTACCCAGCCCTTCGAAGGGATAGATAATGTGTTTAGCCACCAATTGTCatcttttttaaaataaaataaaaagattaatttaaaaataaaaacgtatttaaattattatttaacacATTTTCTTTATCAAGAAGGTTAAAAGACGGTTTAAtttatataacaaaataaaatcattagAAATAATGTAATTTTGCACAAactaaattttactattttattgTTCCCTCACCTACGTATCTTTATGATTAGGTTAAAAGACaatttaatttatataacaaaataaaatcattagAAATAAAGTAATTTTGCGAAAactaaattttactattttattgTTCCCTCACTTACATGTCtttatatcaatttttttttgtttaacaaatagtattatctacactaaaagagTGGAGGAATCATCTAAGCCTCACACTGAACTTGGACATAATAATGCGGTTTAAATTCCTTTTTGGAGAGAATTCAATTTTAGACTTCTCACTTAAGGGTTATGATCTACTGTCGTTTATATTTCGTTGCAATTTCTCTCTCAcatatatttaaaaacaaaaacaaaaaggaaaaacttcacaaacaaaaatatatgaGCTTAGGATAGTTAATTATAATTTCATGTCAGACTCCAAGTCAtgtaatctctactaattaatgaaatcctttttgtcaaccaaaagagagtgaaaagacaaattcgtcttctatcacacaaaaaaatgatgggcaataatataatttcacatgtctaaattttactattttttattgaaacctcacATACAGacgatgttaaaatacctctaaaaaatttaaaaaaaaaacctcccactccccctcacattctctctctctctctctctctctctccctctctccttctcattttctaaaaatatgtgttcatacacacaaagtatgTAGGCAAATACTAATATTCTTTAAGAAAACCACAAGAAGAGAAAATAACATGTtgtggttttattttttttttagttttactttatttatttgatgCTATTTAACGTTGACAGCGTTAGTCTTGGAGTCAAGCTAAACAACACgtgtaaaaaaaacataaaaatagaggataaattttttattgtgaccaGAATACAAGccgtacatcacgtgttttatataagtggtagaaaattgtatttttaaattataaatgtTTTAACACACATTCTACTATTTGCATAATGACAAGTGATGTATGttccggtcacactgaaaattcTCTCAAAAGAGATGGGGCAGCAGCTGTGGCGTGATGATGTTTTTGCCAGATACGCGTTGCGTGCTTGTAATTTTGGGCTCAATTGGGAGTCGGTGCATTTGGACATGTTATAAAATGGGCTTCAACTTATGATCTGAGCCCACAAAAGCCCAAATATTCTCAACAAATGTAATCAGCGTCGGCCCAAAACCtttttcccttttatttttctgtcaatttcGGCCATAAAATAATGTTTCACATGCATAGCTTATTTGTAATGTGCTTAGtcgtaataaattaaaaatttaaaagtcaggggcaaaaattaaataaattttgtgCACCACTCCTTCATAAAGTGGAGGATAATATTGACCTCAGCCGTTGAGCCACCGCGTCCCACTGAACGGACCTCTTCGATAACGACACGGTGCCAAGCTGGTTGCATTTGGTGAAATGTTGGCCTCAAGGGGCCCACTCGCTTAATATGGTCagaatttattttgaatattttttatttaaaattaaacacaaacagtcaTTGATAAAAATTAACCGCACAATTTACGATAAATGGACACGATTCACGAATTCTCAAGATCCTTAccaaaaggatccggagaggatcctattGTACATTAAAGCACTTCCACCCCATATGGACAATAATTGCCCAAGCAAATGGTGAATAGACACTTATTGTTTTAGCGAATAATAATTGTTCCAATGTATttttattcaataaatttaaaaagaattacaaaattaacataaagatattattatgtttaatttcgaataagatttttaactaaTCTCATCATGCCAAATATTTATAggaaatatttaaatatttaaatattcaaTGGCTCAGATTACCATTTTCGTGATCTActgtatttataggaaatatttaaatatttaatttcgaataaattaacataaatttatCAGTCAAAATTACCATTTTCGTGAAAGAATGGTGaagtatttataggaaatatttaaatatttaaatattcaaTGGCTCAGATTTTGCCATGTGTTTGACAACCTATAGCATGGGCCCCACGATGCTATTCATGTCTCCGAACTTGCCACCACATGTGCATGTATTGCACGTGCCtgacgcaaaaaaaaaaaaaaagaattgctCATGGATGACATCAACGTGACATCAGATCACACTCGATTGCTGGGTCAAACACAAATTATCTGACTGCTTCGTTCAGCAAGCGTGGGCTCAAGTTTTGCCCGACTTTTTTGAATGGATGTAGCTCTTTTTTGGATCTGAAAATTGCCCAATTGTTCAGCAAAAAGGGATGGAGTGGAAATGTTCTAAGATAATCATCTAGAAATAAATTAGACCAATGTAAAGTCGAATAACACTAAACTACAAAGAGTACAGTTGTTTTATGATATTAATCAAACATCATACGTAATTAGACAGATTGTTATAAATTATCTTCTAAAGTACAACTCATAATGCAAGTTTGGATATACAGAAAAACATGTGATCAAGATTGACGTTAAGAGGCCACTCAACATTATTAAATAGGCAATTGGTTTGTAATCTAGTCCCAAACGAATAGATCTGTAATCTAGCTTTGTCCACGTTCAGATTTAGCTTTTAAACTTCTCACTAATCACGTATTAGCTGATGTAAGAAGAAGAGTTAGGAGGATTTGCTTACTTGATGCACCAGCAATTTTTACACTTGTTGCAACCACAGCTCGTGTTTATATTATATATCTTAATCACCTTATTGGTCTTCTTTTTAATGTAATCTTGGTGTGTTACCACCGTAGTTATTACTTATTACGATGATCATGTCAGGTCAAAATTGACTCAAGGTGGGTAATTTGCAATTTTCGGTAAGACTGTTTGATTGAAACAACTTTTACTCTATATACTACTATtgaaatataatattttttttataattttgagaGAAATATCTTACGAATACCATAGTCCGACTATCTATATACAAATTTTTTCTATGCCATGAGAATTTCCGAAAATGGAGTGACGTTCTTGTGGGGAACACAACATGGATAGATGCCAAATTTTCGAGCCATGGACGATGGAAAGGAAAAACATTTGAGAATTCTCTCTTCCACGTTACCAATTTTGTTCTAAAATGAAATGATATTTCAATAGGATTGCTGGGATTACTTGTGCGTGCATGCCCCAACTCTAATTATAGTTAACTATGAATGGTCAGAATAAGTTAGGCAGGCGCTTGCGCTATTAATTTTGACATTTACTCTAACataaatttttaataacattAATGAATAACGAGATATTGCTCAATGTAAAATGATGTTACAAATTTACTTAAATTATGGGCACATATATAGAATTTATAAGTTAAAGAGTTAAACATCTATGCATCATGAAGTGCATTGACACGTTTACCTTCCTTTaaagaagagatttttcaatatgattgGAACACGAgatagtacatcacgtgttactATACAATTGGTATGATATGTgcgttaaaaagttaataatttaaaaaataaaatttcttaccacttatataaaaatacgtaATGTATTACTCGTATTccggtcacaataaaaaatttctcccttTAGAGCAACCATTCCTCTCTCGCAGAAGTGTAGAACGCCAGAGATTAAACTAATGCAGTGTTTTAATCAATTCGACCCTTACAACTTTGATGACATCACCTCTAATCTTTTTATAATTTGTGGCACACATTTGCTGCAATATTTACcaacaaaaatcaaacattAGATAATGctatttatatactattttttacttttaaaatttttactaattttgttcgttgatttttttcaatttatttcatTTGATGATCTAAAAATAAGGtatgcataaaaaataaaaataggtaTATGGATAAACATTATTAGAATAATAACATATTAGTAGTATACTATCTCATAATAAAGTTaacaaatttgatttgtataataATATCCTAAATTTGTTAGATTTGTtatcgtgattttttttttttgcatgtcaTTCAATATCCTACTAGATAAAGTGTTGAGTTTTTAACcattgtaatagtttcaaatTCTCTCACTCTCCTctaataatagtaaaaaaatattaaaaaaatataacctTATTTTGTcttaaaagggaaaaaaaacgtttacttttttttatagaaagttTCAAAGTCATGTAAcaaccaaaaatcccaaaaatcttATCTAAACATTCTAACAATATTTCATTTAGAATgggatcccatccggatctaCTTTGTGGGGTCCCTAGCCATTCATCATATATAGTGttgttagaaattattttttattttttatttaaaattaaacacaaatagtatcttACGAAAACTGACCACAATTAGGATATAAGGATTATAGGGATTTCCAAGTGGATCCGAAGAGAATCCTCTTCCATTTCATTTGTGcaaactttaattttagggaAATGGACTAAAACGATATATTTATCTTCTGCATCAAAGTTTAGCGGACACCTTTGCGTTTACTCTATAAAAGTTCGTAAATTGCACTCCAAAATTCCCCAAATTTACAATTTTGTGGAATTTTTGTGGATTAGGTGTTTCATCATCATCTCACCAATCCACAATAATTCcgcaaaaaaatttaaaaaaaaatcccaaaaaacacTATTAAATTGCAGTCTTTGTCCCCGCCTCCATTATTGGTATTCAATATTTCGATATCAAAAACTTTATAATTTGCGTGtgcctttctttttccttcattctcTTTTCAACTGgactataaaaaaatcaaagctTGACCCGAAGAATTCAGTCACGTTTCTCTGCTCCATTATTGACTTTGAATTCTGGGTTCTCATTGGTTTTTGAGTTAGCTTATCTTTGAAGGGGGAGCTGGGTTCTCTCAATTTTGCCATTTGGGAAATTGGGTTTGGTTTTTCTTCCCTTGTCCATATCAAAATCCAGCTAAAGATTGTCAAAATCTACCTGTGATATATTGAACAATTActtgaatttcaattaaatttcGATACTTTAAGGTAAATTTGGATACTTTCTCCTGAGatttgattttcctttgaaattgATAGCATTTGAAAAAGATTAGCCTTTTTGCGCTCAGAAAGATTTGGATATTGTTGAAGTGCTGTTTTGGTCATTTCTGTCTGAAATTCTGATTCTTTAGCTTGTGtttcctgaaaaaaaaaaaggtagtaATTTGGCCATTTGAAGCTGCAAATTTGGCAATTGAGCAAAAGTTTTATTGAAGAAGATACTGGCTGGGTGTTTGAGCTGCTTTCTAGATTTCCCATAAGCTTCAAACCGTTTGTTTTGGAAGATTGTTTTTGAGATATTAAAAAATATGACAATTGGAAGTCTTGCTCCAAATAAGGAGAAGAAGTCAAGAAAGCACAAAGGAGTGATTGATGAGAATGCTCCCTTGTTGCCCAAAGGGCAAGCGGAAGATGCAGG belongs to Malus sylvestris chromosome 17, drMalSylv7.2, whole genome shotgun sequence and includes:
- the LOC126609603 gene encoding WPP domain-interacting tail-anchored protein 1-like; amino-acid sequence: MATWETWTADPRSIITPPVFPKKQFFFFSLSLFLSLFSVCVVPPRAPSDRISEQFFQRFQNHFNKCGLKMDYGAGHEASVSVNDVNIDDLEVESNKVSNLGSVSSDGVVIGELRHLGEVLTRVELDLACASEKLVNLNVLMMHVATKESEFEAFASAKEQTSAYYLEKALELTLLSGILDSELSELDKLMAILQTEITSAQGILSSYTYLGETVVVIEEKLHDSEQSLKQLQDQVYEIRMESLHLQRAFPCSDGEQNWNNNEGVVDLRDGKVSSTNVKIKMQSVEQQRHILRMLEKSLAREMDLEKKLTESKQIEEDLKLRVHASEQEAYCMEEEAADALDRWLQADNASEVLRGISKELLGRLQVLQFNLNGSAQREAELRSKLDCQAEVKENTLRKLESSNAKLNSFLLEQTAGLKDSLKEAEDKLIIADSEAFTLREKVGALEEQHSVEISELENVIADLKENIYKAEARAENAEAKSKLLTETNTELNEEIGLLKSAGSALETVDSLERKLREADIRLQHAVASAEASQEKQNMLNSTVTDMENVIENLKQKVLKAENRADSTEDKCIILSESNADLNEEISFLRGRLEFLEASLHQAEEVKIATATDIGIQSKVLTNLLMQLAFERERLHKQISSLTTENKTLKLKLQTNNSRSVVVGNDDRENREDSKHEMATVTRETKEDELSASNSKLDRTRNNSSLGGSCETEVEHTVSTAEFETLRRIDAGVLSFKHLFVATFILLVSAGAYFFLQQDCPF
- the LOC126609605 gene encoding amino acid transporter AVT6B-like, which codes for MTDGDQENMSKHNIESADERVPLLSSTQDHEKVSGASFHGSVFNLSCTIVGSGIMSLPATLKLLGLVPGIVLIVTVAFVIQASIEMLLRFSKAGSACSYGNVMGDAFGRIGKVVLQICIVIYNTGSLIVYMIIIEDVLSGSNSKEAHHTGILEGWFGAHWWTSRTFVLVTVTVVIFLPLMFFERIDSARYISIISVGLALVFLLVVIGVTAYKLMDGSIETPKWFPNVTDSASFFNLFTAVPVVVFAYICHYNVHTIQNELEDPSLMQAVVRGSLALCAVVYVMTGIFGFLLFGESTYSDLLSNFDTDIGIPYSWLFNDIIRISYAGHVILVFPTIFLPLRLNLDGLLFPSARPLALDKKRFVLESLGLVFVALVGAIFVPNIWIAFEFTGATMGGLLAFVFPASITLKDPHCIATTRDKIVSVSMILLAVFANLMATYSNLSSLLS